TAAGCAAAGAAGATACAAAAAAATTAACCGCTTTAATGTCCATTAGAAACAAGTTTGCACATGTAAAATCCATTAAAACTTTTAATGATTTTTTCACTTCTGGGGACAATGGGAAGTCCGTTAAAAAGGAACTTGATCGTTGGTATTCTCATCATGTTCTGGAAGCCAATACTGATGAAGAGCATAAATACAAATTTTTCTTCTTTGAGTTGATTAAAGATACGGGGATTTGTCTGTTTGATATAAGTACAAAACACGTATGGAAAAGAGCTGTTAAGGAAGGAGAAGAAAAAGCTTCAGAATTGGTTTTAAAAGCGTTGAAAGCAGAAGTATTAAAATTAGAAAATGGAAAGGAAATACTTGATAAATTAAAAAAAGAACTACAAGAATCCTTAAAAACTGAGTAGGCTTGGGATATATTTTTAAGTCTAAAAAACACAAAAAAAACTTCAAAAATAATTGGGAAAACGCTTTTAATATCCGTTCTGTCGGGAGATTTTTACATAAGCAGTAGGGCAAACTACTCTTTGAAAATCAATCACATAACTAAATATTCTAAGCAAAAATGGAAACCCAAATCATCCCCGCAGTACCTTCAAAACGCAATCTTGAGCGCTACATCGCCGCTACCGGCAAAACCGAACTGGAATACCAAGCATGGGCGAGCGAGGTAGGCAAGCGAATGCACATCAACAACCTGGACAAAATTATTTGTGCGAAATTTGATATCTACACCGTCTCGCATCTTGCCAACATTTTGACAGAATTACCGCTGGGCATTCCCGAAAACGAAGTCAACGCCTACCTGATCGAGCACAGTGTCAACCCGCTGGAGCTGGCCAAACTCTGGAACGAAATGCAGGCCGAGGCGCAAAGCTGGATCTGCAAAGAGAGCCTCATCGCCAATAGCCTGGCTTTTTTCCCAAAAACCGATTTTGAGCAGTTTGGTGACAAAAACCACCTCCCCGATGTGAGCCGCTCTTGGTTTAAAAAAGACGGCTTGAATCTCGACACCCAAGCGCAGGAAATGAGCGAGAACAGCGGCTTCGAGATCACGGTTCAGGACCTGATCGACTTTGTGATGAAGTGGCGGCCACGCACCTATAAAAACCCTGCGGAACTGACCGTAAAGCGCATCGAAGAGCGGTTTAAAGAAGTGACCACCTTTGCCATCAAAGACTACTACGTACAGCACCTGCTGAAAATGTGCCACTTCGAGAAATCAGGCATCGACATTCTTCCTTTCTAACTCTTCCCTGTTTCACATTTTAATCCACTGAGGGACATTGATGTCCCTCAGTATGCTACCGCTATGCCTAAAACAACGGATGTACCTCACGAGCTGCGTGAGTTTAATAAAGTATTTGAAACGATTTCGTACCGCCACGGTTGGGGCGATGTGTACGTAGATTTTGTCGATTATTCAGTGGCCTGTTTTCTCAATACCGGTGACCTGAAGGTAGCTGATTTCCTGAAAAAGAAATACGGAAAGGACTACGGCTATTTTAAAGAGCTGCTGGGTGAATGGCTGAAAGCGCAGCATAAGCAACTCAACCGAGGGAAGATGTGGTATGATGCTTTAGGGGCTTTCTATGAGGTGATAGCCTCCTCCAGTAAAGCGAGCCACTTAGGTCAATTTTTCACCCCGCCCGATGTGGTGGACATGCTCACCATGATCACGGCCGACAAAGCCCGTGAGGGCGGACGGCAACGCATCGCTGACCCTTGCTCAGGCTCGGGGCGGATGTTGGTTTCGTTTCATGCGCACTTTCCGGGCAACTACTGCTTTGCGGCCGATGTAGATGCCATCTGCACGAAAATGACGGCCCTGAACATGATGTTGCACGGCTGCGAAGGGCAGGCCGTTTGTATGAACTCTCTGGACCCGGACGATTGGCGCTTTGGCTACAATGTTAACCCGTGGATACGAGAGTTTGGCGGCCTGCCTCACCTGGCTCGTATCGAAAAAGAACAGTGCTTCCAGTGGCGGGGATTCCAACAGGATAAAGAGAAATACGCGCAGCGGAAAGCAGAAGCGGCGGCCGCTCAAAAAGAAGCGTTGACGGCCGTAAAGCCTGAGCCGGTGATGGGCAAGTTTGGGCAACTTTCTTTCCTGTAACTGATTGAAAATTAGGCGTTTTTTCGATAAACATTTTCGGAAAAACGCTTTTTATATCCGTTCTGTCGGGAGATATTTACATAAGCAGTAGGGCAAACTACTCCTTATAAATCAATCATTTAACACTTAATTCTAAGCAAAATGGAAACCCAAATCAAGGCCCAAATTGAGAAAGAGATCGCGAAATGCAACCGCAGGATCTATTGGTCAACGCATCCGCAACCGTACTGGATCGAGCGCCGGGCCATCCTGATGAACTCCCTTCACTACGGTTTTAAGACCGCCCTGGGCGATATCGAAAAAACCCTCTCCAAATCGCCGCAGTACAGCGCTGAGATCGTGAAGGCAAACCAAGACACTTTATCGGACATTCAAACCAAATGGGCCTAATGAAGACATTCGTAATTACGTACGGTACAGAGACCTCAATTAACACTTTTCGTGTTCGGGCAAAAAATCGTGCTGTGGCCAGGGCTAAATTTAAGGAGCAAGATAAAACCTCCAAAATATTGTCAATTTCTGAAGACCTAACACCAGAAAAAAAGGCTATTCAAGAGGCTGCAGCGCAAGGCATGGTGAAAGTTGGCGTTCAAAAAAGTATGCAGTTGGGCTTCTCCGACTTACCGTTATTCCAGGAAAAGAATCAACTGGATCTATTCTAAAAAAGGAAAGCCGCGAGGCAAATCGCGGCTTCCTGAACATCAATCAATTAAGACTAACATTCTAAGCAATGCAAAGATGAGCAGAAATTTAAAAGTAAGCAAGCGAGCGCGGGTAAATGTAATGCGCCGAGTAAAGTGGGTACCGGAGTTGAAATTGAGCGGTAATTGGCTGGCCATGGCAGGGATCGAACCGGGCGACGTGGTGAAAATCGAAGTGTTGAACAGTAAAATCATTATTTCACATGGGTAAGTACGAAATCACTACGAAGAAGGGATATGATTTTTTTGAGTGCAGCTCCGCCCTGCAAAAGTGTATCCGGCGTGGGCTGGAGGATGAAGCGCTCTTTTGGGCCGTAGAGCTGTATGACAGTAATTTTAGTGAATACGTCTGGAAGCGCCTGCGTATCATGAGCAGTGAAGATATTGGATTAGCTGAGCCAAATATCTCTTCGGAAATATGGGCGCTGTATTCCATGTTTAAGGAGCAGGCCAAAAAGAAGGAGGACAGCAACGAGCCTCAACGGTTGTTTTTAACCCACGCGGTCCTGCTCCTGTGCCGGTCCCGAAAAAGCAGGCTCATTGATTGGGCATTACTCTTTGCTTGGCTCACCCATCCCTTCAAGAAAATTCCGGTGCCTGACTTTGCCCTCGACAAACACAATGACCGCGGTAAACGCCTGAAACGCGGTTGGGCACATTTTTTCAATGAAGGTACCCTACTAGCCAATCGTGCCGACGTGGCACGGGAAGAGGAATTTCGAGAAGCGGCCAAGCGAGCGATCGGCGACCCGACGGGTACGAGCTTGTTTTAAAATGCAGGAGAGCCGAAAGGCTCTTTTGCTTTTAAACTTTTAATTAATCATATAACAATATTTATATGTAATTTTGTTAATGAAAACAAATGCTGTTAATAATATATAATGTTATGAAAAACAATGCTCATATTAATTCAATACTGGAAAAACTGAAGAATTTGACGTATAGCTCACATCAGAGTGACATTGATAAATGTAAATCAGAAATTAGGGAATTGGTTCAACAACTTTCATTTGATGGTGAGAAAGAATTACGAAGTAATATTTTAATTCATTCATTCATGGAAGATTTGTATGCCTATAACCCCCATAAAAGTTCTATTTCAGCAAGACTTTTACTATTCAACAAGCTTACTGAATTGAAGCTTTACAATATGTAAATATTATTAAAAATACGTCCTGTCATATCTCACAATCACGCCCCAACTTCGGGCGTGATTTTTTTATGATATGGCAAAAAAGTTAGGAATTGGTAAGTTGAAGCGGGTTTTGCGGATAGACGAAGATACTCTGGACGTCTACCTCCGCTACTACGCTCAGGAGATTGAATACGAGCAGCTCACCGAAACTCAGTGCGATATACTGGAGCGGTACCGAAAAGCCTGGGCTTTGTACTGCATGGGTCGAACCGATGAAATGGTGAGGAGTCAGCTGATGCGGGATTATAACATCCAAGAAAGGCAGGCCCGGTACATCTTCGAAGAATCAAAGTTCATCCACGGCAAATTGGATCAGGTCGATAAAGACGGCCGACGTGCCGCGTCAATGGCCTTTTATGACCTCATGGCCAACATGGCCATGAAGGAAAAACAATACGAAACGGCTGTGATTGCCCGCGATAAAGCGGATAAACTCGCCAAACTGCACGAGTCGGATGAACTTGGCTTTACCCCTGAAGACTTCATGCGTACCGCAAAATTTGTATTCATCAATAACGTAAACGTGCTGAAAAAACAGCAGATGGATCTGGATGAGTGAGAAAACAGTTCAAATTCACGCCAACGACAAACAGATCAAGTTTCTCAGTTCGCGGGCCAATCGCAAGTCGTTTATTGGTGGCCGAGCCTCCGGAAAAACGACGGTGGCAGGTTTTGTAGTCGGGCATTTATTTGAGTTGTTTCCCCGTGCCAAATGGGTATTTGCCGGGCTCACTTACGTGCAACTTGATTTGGTGGTACTGCCCGGTATTCGTGAAGCTTTGGGCTTTATGAAGTACACGGAATACCATCCCAAGCAAAACCCGCTCGGAGTGTACGTGGTTGGGGTTCGCCCTCCTGATCATTGGGCTTCGCCTTATAAAAAAGTGGGGCGGCTCGGCTACCAATATTGTATTTCCTTCATCAATGGCTTTACCATTCAATTTGTAAGCCAGGACAGAAAAGAGAGTCATCGCGGGCTAAGCATCGACGGAATTCTTATTGATGAGTCCGCAACTATCAGTAGTGATTTTGTCCGAAAAGTGCTTTTGCCCGCCCGACGTGGAAGTAAGTTTGCCAAATGGAAGGATCATCCCCTTAATAAAGGTTTTTTTGATTTTTCGTCGGCAAGTTGGACGCAGGAAGGAATGTGGATCTACGAAACCGAAGAGCACTATAATGAAATGATTGAGCAGCGGGCCAAGCTGACTCAGGATGAATTGAGAGCCATTCCCCCCAAATTTCTTTTTCTGGAATCGACCTTCCGCGATAATCAGGACGTACTGCCCGACGATTACGAACAGCAGCTCCGTGACCAACTGGATCCACTTGAATTCGCGGTCGAAGTGGACAACGAACGCATGGGAAAATTGCCTAATAGGTTTTACTATGGCTTCAATCCCAATAAGCACTGTTATACCAAAGCATACGACTACATACCCGATGAAAAAACAGGCATCCTGTTATATCGATCGAACGATTATGAAACTGACAAGGCCCTTGATTACAGCCTTGATTTTAACACCGATATCGTATGGGGTGTAGTAGGTCAGGAAGGCCCCAAATCCCTCAAGGTCATTAACTCCCATTATGAAAAGGTCTTACCTTCAGAAAAGAAAAATATAACCAATCAAAAAAACAGCCTCATTGAAAAACAGGCCAATTGGTTCTGTGATACCTACGAAAACCACACCAAAAAAGAGGTGTTTATATATGGTGACCCCGGTGGTAACAGTACCACGGCAGCCACTAAAATAGACAACCGCCCCTTCTTCGATCAGGTCTCCGATATACTGGTCAAACGCGGGTGGACAGTATACCGCAGGGAACTTACCAGCTACCCTACCCATAAGGATAAATACCACCTCATTAACATGCTCTTTGAAGAGAGTAACCCAAGGGCCCCTCATATACTCATCAATAAACTTAATAATAAGGTACTCATCATCAACCTTACACAGACCCCCGTCACTACGGACAAGACCTATAAGAAGGATAAGAAGGTAAGGCGCATAGGCAAGGACAAGAGCTCAGAGCTGAGCACCAAGAACCGAGAGTATGCAACCGACGGTACCGATGCATTGGACTACTGGATTTGGGCCAAGTGCAAAATGTACTTATCGCACTACGCCCCACGCAAAAATCATATTTACGTTTACGGTGGCTAGGGTATATTCCTAAAAAGCGATATCGGCAATTGCCGCTCCCGATAAAGTGCGGGCCACCTTAGAGCGTTTAACACACCTTTTTAAAGGGCTTTTTTCGCGTAACGCTTTCAAAATCAGGAAGCCCCGGAAAAAACGAGTGCAAAACCTACGAAAAAGCGATGAAAAAAACGTGTCCTGTCGGAAGCGGGAGATGAATTGTAGCATTGCCGGTCAAAGAAAAGCACATGAGCAAGATCAATTTGAGTGCAGTACTCTCCGAAGTCAACCGACCGAATGCCGTTTTTCATATCACCTACCGAAAGGAAGACGGTCAGTGGGGTGAGAAGAAAAACTGCCTGCTGAGGCGGCTCGGCGATAATGCCCTCAACGAAAGAAAGAAAATGAACCGAAGCGGAAAGCTGAAGCTGGCACTTCGCGACGGGTATCAATTTGAGGTCTTCATTGATTTTCTGCTCACGTTTAACGGTCAACACATCAATCATTTCAATTAATGGCCCCCATCAAAAAAATAGCGAGTAACGTCTATTTGGTTTCCTATAAACCGCAGTCGGCCGTAACGGTGACGTTTGGGAAGGATGCTTCGCAGACCGTCGATGCCGCGTATGGCGAAAAGCCCGGCGGAAAAAGTTCAGGTTCAAAGGGTGGATACGTGCCACGCGGCAAGGATGATGATAAGTTGGTGCAGCTGCATAAGCTGCTGACCGAATCGCCCAATAAATGGCAGTTTGTCAATACCCGCCGCAACTTCATCGGCGGCGTAGGCATTGGGCCCCATCAGGAGGAAGTGGTCAAAGGCGAGCTGAAGTATACGCCCATCCCCCGGACGCCGCAGTACCGCGAGTGGCATGAGTTGCTCGACTTGGATACCTATCTGGCCGAAGCAAGTTATCAGGTCGCTTTCGGTGGGGATCTGTTTGTAAAAATGACGCTGGGCCTTGGTAAGAAAGTCGAATCCCTTCAGGTGGTGGATACGTTTGAAATTCGGGCCCGCAAGCCCAAGGAGAACGAAACTAAGATTTCAGAATATTGGCTCAGCTCGAAGTTTGGCTACATCAAAGGCGTGAAAGAAGATGATGTTGTCAAAGTACCGGCCTTCGATCCGCAGGACCCGACCAAGTATCCCGTCTGCATCATTCACGTAAAGCCTGCTATTCCGGGCCAAAAAATCTATGGTTTCGAGCCTTGGTGGGGTACCGAGCGCGTGACCAAAATCACCAACCGCGTGCCTGATTATTACGAAGCGGCCTTTGATAATGGTTTTTTCGTAACGCACCACGTGGACATTCCCGACAATTATTTCAAAAAGGAAGGGCTGAATGAAGAGGAAGAGGAGGCCTTAAAAAAGCAGGTCTTGGACCAAATCGCCGATACCCTGATGGGACTGGAGAAAGCCAACAAAATCCTGTTTACGTTCTCCAAGCTTTCGGTGGATGGCAAAACCATCGAAGGCGTCAAAATCACCCCGCTCAAAAATCCCATCAATGATGAGGCCTTTTTGAAAATGTTTGAAAGCATCAACCTCATTCAGGCGAGCGGCCACGGTGTACGCGCCGACCTTGCAAGTGTGGCGTTCAACAACGGCTTGGGTACGTCGGGCAAGGAGCTGGCCACGTCGGCCAACTACATGCAGGACTTCATGACCCACTTCGATAAAATGACGATTTTGAAGCCGGTGCGCATTGCGCAGAAGATTGATGGGATAGAGCCGGAAAACTATCTGTGTATCTACCGGATAAGCAGCTATACCTATGACGTTACTCCCGAGAGTTCGTCACAGAATCCAAATACCAATCCATCCGAAACCACCCCAAAACCATGATACAGTTTGCCCCGCAATTGATTCTCATCTCTTACACGATTGTCAGAATTACAATCGGTTGTATCAGAATCAGCTACGACCGTCAAAATGACACCTCCACAAAAGTGGGTCATGTCATCGGCACTTTTTTGTATTACTTCATTTGTCATTGGGTGCTTTGGGCGGGTGGCTTTTACGACGTTTTTGAGCGATGATCATCAGCAACATAGCACAGCTGAAGGCGGCCTTGGGCGGTATTCAGCAGGAAATGAACTGGTCGGCGTTTGAGCCATTCGTTCGTCAGGCTGAAAAGGTCTACATCATTCCCGCCATCGGGCAGGAATTCTACGACGAATTGGCCGAACTGACCACCCCCAACGCCAAGCAGACCAAGCTGCTTGAGTGGCTCCGTATTGCGGTGGCTGAATACGCCGACCTGCTCGGTGGGATGCGCCTTTTCATGCACACCTCCAATGCCGGTAAGCAGGTACCTCAAATGCCCAACATGGGGCCGCCCGCCAAGTGGATGACCGTGACGGCCATCAAGCAATCCATTGCCAAGGCAGATTTGGCGTTGGAAAGTGCCCTTCAGTACCTGGAGAAAAACAAGGCCGATTTTCCCACGTGGGCCAATTCCGATTCCTACACGGTGGACCATTCGCTGTTTTTGTCGTCGGCCACTGAACTTACCAAATACTTTCCTGCCGCGAAGGATTCGCGCCGGCTGTATCTGTCGGTACGTAATTACATCAGTACCGCGCAGGAGTTCTTTTTGGCTTCAGTGATCGGCGAGGCTCAATTGGCCGCCTGGGTCACCAAAATGGCCAATCCCGCCCTCACGCCCACCGCTCAGGAGGCGCAGGCCTGGAAGTTGGCCCGTTATGCGTTGGCTCATCAGGCTTTTGCCGAAAGTATTCCCTACCTCAATATCAATGAGGACTGGCGCTTGGTGAGTGAAACCGACGGTATTGTCAACGAAGGAATTTTGGACGCAGCGCGTCGGCAGGAAATGCTGGCCAACTGCCAAGCCAAGGCCGAAGAGTTTAAGAATCGCTTACTCAATTACATTAACTCGGTGGCATCGGCGACGGTGTTTCCCGAATACTTTACCACCGTTTACGTAGCCCCAAAGGCACCGCGCGGTACTTCCATCGAAAACAACAGTTCAAATTCTTATTTCGCTTTTTAACATGACAGCCATGACCCCAAATCACAACATCGAAACTGCCGATGACCTTGAAAGAAAGATTGAGCAGATGAAACAACAGGCCGCGCTCCAACGCCAGGCCGAAGAAACAGCCCGTAAAAACCGTCTTGAAGTAGAGCGCGGGCAAGACATGGAAACGCTCAAAAACCTCAAAGCCGAAATCAAAAAGCTGGATTCGGCAGCGGCTTTGTCGTCCAAACTCTCGCTCAATGACGCCCTTGCCCTTTCCGAAAAGAAAGCCAAGTACCAGGCAGATATTGACGAAATCGAAGAAAAGTACGGCATTGGCCGCTTTGGAGAAAAAGCCGACCAACCCAAATCCGAGCCGCGCTCCTCCATGGGCATCAGCACTTCCCGCGCTATCTATGTTTTAATCGCAATGTTCATCGTTTGCTGTGCGCTCACCTCGTGGGTAGGCATGAATGCCATCACCGACCCGTACAACCCCGTGGGCCAAAGCATGATGAAAAACGCCCCGCTCCGCGCGTTGGTGGCCTTCGATATGACCTTCCTTACCTTCTTGGTAGGGGTGTTTTTTGTGTGGTTATTCTTTAACGATTTATTTCAATTATGGCACAATCGAATCAATTCCGAACGAAATCTGTCGACCCTGCTCAGCGAAGCACCCTCGTGGGCCGTCTTGTTTTTCTTGTTGGGTGTCTTTGCCTTGGTCATGTGGGTGTTTGCCAACTACTACCTGACCGCCTACGCGTAGACAGCCTGGCCCGTTTGCGTGAATGCGTCCTCAAAACCGCCGAAAGTCAATCCTTTGTGAAAGAAAAAAACAATCGGAACGAGCACCCGCAGATCAATGAGTACCTCAAGGCCTGCGGCTTCAAGGCTCCTGAAAAAATGCTGCCTCAGCATAAAGCCTGGTGCGCTGCCTTCGTGACTTGGGTCTATAAGCAGTGCGGTATTTCGGTACCCTCCAAATCAGGAGCCGCCGCCGTATTGACTTGGAATAGCATGACCGCTCAGCGCATTCGCCCCGGAGAGGCCGTATTGCCCGCCGATGCCGTGACCTATAAGCAATGGTCGCACATTGAACTGATACGGTACTGGCCGCTCGACCCGCGCATCACGTACTTTTATACCACCGGCGGCAACACCACCGCCGGAGCCAAACAGCACGGTGTGTACGTCAACATTCAGCGTTCCAAAAGTTTTGTTCGTAACACGATCCGACTGATCCGATGAAAAAAGTACTTGATTTTCTCGAAGAATGGGCCTGGCTCATCATCGGGTGCATCATCATGACTCTCGTTTTCGGGACCATCTTAGTAGAAGCATTTCAAACCTTGCAACCATTACAGCCATGAATATTTTACAAACCCTCTTGGAGCGCTGGCAGGGACCCATGCCCAAGTTTTTCAAAGTCCTGTTTTATCTGGCCGCCGCCATTGTGGCACTGAGCGCCGGATGCAATTTGTTCATTGAGCAAATCACCGCCGTCGGGTTGACACCGCCCAAATTCCTGACCGATGTAGCCGGTTGGGCCGCCGGTGCCGCCGCGATCGTGGCCAAGTTCACGGTAGATTGGAACGAAAAGCGCCGATTAGAACGCCTAAAAAGTTTCAAACCGTGATATGGTTGACAAAGCTTTTGAACTTGATTCGGAGCGTTGGCCAGAAGCTCAACGCTCCCATGAACGCAAAGGCGCTCACGTGGTGGATGTTCCTCTTGATCTTTGGGGTCGGTTTCTGTATGGGGTTCGCATTGAACGGCCCAAACGTATCATCCTCTGCGTCCCTGAAAACGCCTGCTGACTCTACCCAATTCTACAAAACGCTGTACCTGACCGAGAAAAGCAACTCCCAATTACGCTCGCAGATTTGGACGCTGCAGCGGCGACAGGAACGCCTTCTAAATGACTATGAAAAAGCGATTATTCGGATTGATTCTTTGCGCGGGGCTACTCTCCAGCGTGAAGTCGACCGCGTGTTCAGACACGCTAAGTAGGCTCGACCCCAAACCCATCCGTATGAGCGAGGCAGGCGCGCGTATGGCCCTCAAAGCCATCGAAGAGGCCAAGATGCTCCATCAGGTAGTGATCCTGAAAGATTCCATCATCAGCACGTACCGGCAGGACAGCGAACGTAAAACCGAAACCATCCTGAATGGGGCCCAAGAATTACAGGCCGCTCAAAACAAAACAGCGACCCTTACCGCCTTTCTCCAATCGGCCAAACGCAAGCTGCTTTGGTCCCGTATCGAAAATTGGGCATGGCGTGGCGCCGTGCTTTTGATCGCTGCTAAGAAAATCGGTTTATGGTAAAAATCCCTTCTTCCTGGAAAGACTGCTCTACCCCTCAGCTCATCGAAGGGCTGGAGCTGCAATTGCTCATTCAATCTTACGCCGCTGAGCCGGATGTAGTGCTGGAGTTGCTCGGTGATATGGTATGCCTGCTCACGCGCATGGACCGCAACCGCTACGAAGGGCTGCCCACCGATGAAAAGTTTGAACTGATCGACCGCATCCGCTGGGCCACCGTCGAGAAAGTCACCGCACTGCCGTTTGCTTCTTTTCGTCATCGAGGCCGCCGGTACTTCCTGCCCAAGCTGCACTACGCCGATACCACCGCCATCGAATTGGCCATGGCCAACATGCACTACTTGGCTTTTGTCAAAGCCACCAAAGCCGCCTCGCCACGTCTTTTTGATTTGCTGGCCACGATATGCCGCCCCCGTAAATGGAATTGGTGGTTTCGTAAATACCTGCCCGGCTACGATGGCGAAGATCGCCAACCCTTCAACTCCCTGCGCGCTGAGCGGAGGGCCATCAAATTTCAAAAGCTACGCCTTGGCGTGTGCATTACCATCCTTC
Above is a window of Runella slithyformis DSM 19594 DNA encoding:
- a CDS encoding N-6 DNA methylase, translating into MPKTTDVPHELREFNKVFETISYRHGWGDVYVDFVDYSVACFLNTGDLKVADFLKKKYGKDYGYFKELLGEWLKAQHKQLNRGKMWYDALGAFYEVIASSSKASHLGQFFTPPDVVDMLTMITADKAREGGRQRIADPCSGSGRMLVSFHAHFPGNYCFAADVDAICTKMTALNMMLHGCEGQAVCMNSLDPDDWRFGYNVNPWIREFGGLPHLARIEKEQCFQWRGFQQDKEKYAQRKAEAAAAQKEALTAVKPEPVMGKFGQLSFL
- a CDS encoding SymE family type I addiction module toxin, translated to MSRNLKVSKRARVNVMRRVKWVPELKLSGNWLAMAGIEPGDVVKIEVLNSKIIISHG
- a CDS encoding AAA family ATPase encodes the protein MGKYEITTKKGYDFFECSSALQKCIRRGLEDEALFWAVELYDSNFSEYVWKRLRIMSSEDIGLAEPNISSEIWALYSMFKEQAKKKEDSNEPQRLFLTHAVLLLCRSRKSRLIDWALLFAWLTHPFKKIPVPDFALDKHNDRGKRLKRGWAHFFNEGTLLANRADVAREEEFREAAKRAIGDPTGTSLF
- a CDS encoding DUF6712 family protein — encoded protein: MIISNIAQLKAALGGIQQEMNWSAFEPFVRQAEKVYIIPAIGQEFYDELAELTTPNAKQTKLLEWLRIAVAEYADLLGGMRLFMHTSNAGKQVPQMPNMGPPAKWMTVTAIKQSIAKADLALESALQYLEKNKADFPTWANSDSYTVDHSLFLSSATELTKYFPAAKDSRRLYLSVRNYISTAQEFFLASVIGEAQLAAWVTKMANPALTPTAQEAQAWKLARYALAHQAFAESIPYLNINEDWRLVSETDGIVNEGILDAARRQEMLANCQAKAEEFKNRLLNYINSVASATVFPEYFTTVYVAPKAPRGTSIENNSSNSYFAF